A stretch of the Lolium perenne isolate Kyuss_39 chromosome 3, Kyuss_2.0, whole genome shotgun sequence genome encodes the following:
- the LOC127340692 gene encoding uncharacterized protein has product MGEYCAAAAAAAAADGDEPAVAVLPTTAARRPYGEYDRFSTKQVFDNLHGNISLDPLACEFVDTEEFQRLRDLKQLGLTYLVYPGAVHTRFEHSLGVYQLSGEAMQNLQMNQGKELGIDRVDVQTVKLAGLLHDIGHGPFSHLFEHEFLPRVDPGSTSKWSHEHMSALLLDNIVDKHAIDIEPDYLKIVKEMIIASSKFSTTEGAKEKRFLYDIVANGRNGIDVDKFDYIDRDSRACGLGSNFQHWRLLQGMRVMGDEICYPAKDYLSVHKLFTTRADLHRTVYTHAKVKAVELMLVDALLEANDYLGIALHAEDPEEFWKLDDTIVKSIETAPNDELKKAKEIIQRIRRRQLYKFCNQYSVPKDKLEHFKDITAQDIVCSQKSSKVLLKEEDVAVSNVKIDLTRGRDNPLESVKFFKDSGCEEKFTINEDRVSHLLPACNQDRIVRVYAKKPELVEAVSEAFENLQVRMYGEKTQVHDTPTKKRRMRFD; this is encoded by the exons ATGGGCGAgtactgcgccgccgccgccgccgccgccgccgcggacgGGGATGAGCCCGCGGTGGCCGTGCTGCCGACTACGGCGGCCAGGCGCCCGTACGGCGAGTACGACCGCTTCTCCACCAAGCAGGTCTTCGACAACCTCCACGGCAACATCTCGCTCGACCCA TTGGCCTGTGAATTTGTGGATACAGAGGAATTCCAGAGGTTACGGGATCTGAAACAGCTTG GTCTTACGTATCTGGTGTATCCAGGTGCTGTCCACACGCGCTTTGAACATTCGCTAGGTGTTTATCAGCTATCTGGGGAAGCTATGCAAAATCTTCAAATGAACCAG GGAAAAGAGCTTGGCATTGACCGTGTAGATGTGCAAACTGTGAAACTAGCAG GTCTCCTGCATGACATTGGACATGGCCCCTTCAGTCATTTGTTTGAGCATGAGTTTCTTCCTCGTGTTGATCCAGGATCAACATCAAAATG GTCCCATGAACATATGTCTGCACTGCTGCTGGACAATATTGTTGATAAACATGCAATAGATATTGAACCTGATTATCTGAAAATTGTCAAG GAAATGATAATTGCAAGCTCTAAGTTCTCCACAACGGAG GGTGCGAAGGAGAAGCGTTTTCTTTACGACATTGTTGCTAATGGTCGCAATGGTATAGATGTTGACAA GTTCGACTACATTGACCGCGATAGCAGAGCATGTGGCCTGGGGAGCAATTTCCAGCACTGGAG GCTTTTACAAGGCATGCGAGTGATGGGTGATGAAATATGCTACCCTGCCAAAGATT ATCTGAGCGTCCATAAATTGTTTACCACACGTGCTGATCTGCATCGGACTGTCTATACCCATGCCAAAGTAAAG GCTGTTGAACTGATGCTTGTGGATGCACTTCTTGAAGCTAATGATTATTTGGGAATAGCCTTGCATGCAGAAGACCCAGAGGAATTTTGGAAG TTAGATGACACAATTGTTAAAAGCATTGAGACTGCTCCAAACgatgaactgaagaaagcaaaAGAAATCATTCAGCGTATTCGCAGAAGACAGCTCTACAAG TTCTGCAATCAATATTCTGTTCCAAAAGATAAACTGGAGCATTTCAAGGATATAACTGCACAAGACATAGTTTGTTCCCAG AAATCATCTAAGGTGCTGCTGAAGGAAGAAGACGTCGCGGTCAGCAATGTTAAGATTGATTTGACGCGTGGGAGGGACAACCCCCTTGAAAG CGTCAAGTTCTTCAAG GATTCCGGGTGCGAGGAGAAGTTCACGATAAACGAGGATCGGGTCAGCCACTTGCTGCCTGCCTGCAACCAAGACAGAATCGTCAGAGTGTATGCTAAAAAGCCAGAGCTG GTCGAAGCGGTGTCGGAAGCTTTTGAGAACCTGCAGGTGCGGATGTACGGTGAGAAGACGCAGGTGCACGACACGCCCACGAAGAAGAGGCGCATGCGGTTCGACTAG
- the LOC127338029 gene encoding uncharacterized protein, with amino-acid sequence MAGEVSKEALESILVHAKFAAKTVRPQRDRLLEVRRRLQQQLKPSDDDIAAGLRESALDAEHILPNLAATLNNLAVERMKFAVTMKHCDLASEISKVYYDGMKDSARAIATCLELAAKSGARLDLLPAFAAMPDEQLHDALLAQQRLPARPTTQTEAFARVEAAFYAVRLCKEHHILSCIEHLVGVRATLVTDEPEDPVDATTEHVAKTDLSDPAPAAADTHEPPQAAANPSVDVDKARDYLDRACTLASLAVNHIDLAVAAITSLVDPTEVASMCEFTDTAASISEVTSVFD; translated from the exons atggCGGGGGAGGTGAGCAAGGAGGCGCTAGAGAGCATCCTCGTGCATGCCAAGTTCGCCGCGAAGACCGTCCGGCCCCAGCGCGACCGCCTCCTGGAGGTCCGGCGCCGGCTGCAGCAGCAGCTGAAACCCAGCGACGACGACATAGCGGCCGGGCTCAGGGAGTCCGCGCTTGATGCCGAGCACATCCTCCCCAACCTCGCGGCCACGCTCAACAACCTCGCCGTCGAGCGGATGAAGTTCGCCGTCACCATGAAGCACTGCGACCTCGCCAGCGAAATCTCCAAGGTCTACTACGACGGCATGAAGGACAGCGCCCGCGCCATCGCCACCTGCCTCGAGCTGGCAGCCAAGAGCGGCGCCCGCCTGGATCTCCTCCCGGCCTTCGCCGCCATGCCCGACGAGCAGCTCCACGACGCGCTCCTCGCACAGCAGCGCCTCCCCGCGCGCCCGACCACCCAGACCGAGGCCTTCGCCCGCGTCGAGGCCGCCTTCTACGCCGTCAGGCTCTGCAAGGAGCACCACATCCTGAGCTGCATCGAGCACCTCGTCGGCGTCCGCGCAACCCTCGTCACCGACGAGCCCGAGGACCCGGTCGACGCCACCACAGAGCATGTCGCCAAGACCGACCTCTCGGACCCTGCCCCGGCCGCCGCGGACACCCACGAGCCCCCTCAGGCGGCGGCCAACCCCAGCGTGGACGTGGACAAGGCGCGCGACTACCTCGACCGCGCGTGCACCCTCGCCAGCCTCGCCGTCAACCACATcgacctcgccgtcgccgccatcaccaGCCTCGTCGACCCCACGGAGGTCGCCAGCATGTGCGAGTTCACCGACACAGCCGCCTCCATCTCCGAG GTCACTTCTGTCTTTGATTGA
- the LOC127340691 gene encoding uncharacterized protein: protein MAGQVSKEEVGTVLMQAMLAAKNLRPQRDRLMQLRRRLQQLSPGEDDKAAVQELATNLFKVYYIGIEAGARSIATCLELAAENGARLALNPALAVVPNEHLYSALLTQRLPARPTTQTQAFTRAEATFHAVKLAQEHYLPRCIEYLVGDRPPLVTDEFSDDGSEDEEEEDDPVAAVTEGLAKTDLSDADAAPAATGEPPQAAASGSVDLDKARTCLNHACTLVSLAVKHIDLAVVVISRFVDPEEVASLSDFTDKFAYISEDGPYPASD, encoded by the exons ATGGCTGGACAGGTGAGCAAGGAGGAGGTCGGGACCGTCCTCATGCAGGCCATGCTCGCCGCCAAGAACCTCCGGCCCCAGCGCGACCGCCTCatgcagctccggcgccgcctgcAGCAGCTGAGCCCCGGCGAAGACGACAAGGCCGCGGTCCAGGAGCTCGCCACCAACCTCTTCAAGGTCTACTACATCGGCATCGAGGCCGGCGCGCGCTCCATCGCCACCTGCCTCGAGCTGGCGGCCGAGAACGGCGCCCGCCTCGCCCTCAACCCCGCCTTGGCCGTCGTTCCCAACGAACACCTCTACAGCGCGCTCCTCACGCAGCGGCTCCCCGCGCGCCCCACCACCCAGACGCAGGCCTTCACGCGCGCCGAGGCCACCTTCCACGCCGTGAAGCTGGCCCAGGAGCACTACCTCCCGCGCTGCATCGAGTACCTCGTCGGCGACCGCCCGCCCCTCGTCACCGACGAGTTCTCCGACGACGGaagcgaggacgaggaggaagaggacgacccGGTCGCGGCCGTCACCGAGGGCCTCGCCAAGACCGACCTCTCGGATGCGGACGCTGCCCCGGCCGCCACCGGCGAGCCTCCTCAGGCGGCGGCCAGCGGCAGCGTGGACCTGGACAAGGCGCGCACCTGCCTCAACCACGCGTGCACCCTCGTCAGCCTCGCCGTCAAGCACATCGACCTCGCCGTCGTCGTCATCTCCAGGTTCGTCgaccctgaggaggtcgccagccTCTCCGACTTCACCGACAAATTCGCCTACATCTCCGAG GACGGACCCTATCCAGCATCAGACTGA